One Rosa chinensis cultivar Old Blush chromosome 5, RchiOBHm-V2, whole genome shotgun sequence genomic region harbors:
- the LOC112203889 gene encoding uncharacterized protein LOC112203889, translated as MMNKSGFAWNDIKMCIEIDSNEVWDTYLQHNKKIKGWRNKKYPLFDRLATIFGSDHATGNGAEVPADMMEEQSNNEDNVGLKNNTSPMSMSKDSTGQSQVSQKKRKRNDEDKIMLALDKLFEESGKRMQAVTDAIVKGIEDQFDIAKQLKKMGLSVLDQIEALEIILDKPQNIFVFMSLDDEVRKVYVKNLLAGTARGST; from the exons ATGATGAACAAGAGTGGATTTGCATGGAATGATATCAAAATGTGCATTGAAATTGATAGTAATGAAGTATGGGATACGTATTTGCAG CACAACAAAAAGATAAAGGGATGGAGAAACAAGAAGTATCCATTATTTGATAGACTAGCTACCATCTTTGGGAGTGACCATGCTACTGGAAATGGGGCTGAGGTCCCTGCTGATATGATGGAGGAGCAGAGCAACAATGAAGATAATGTAGGCCTTAAGAATAACACAAGCCCCATGTCAATGAGCAAAGATAGCACTGGACAATCTCAGGTCAGtcaaaaaaagaggaaaagaaatgaTGAAGATAAAATTATGCTTGCATTGGATAAATTGTTTGAAGAATCTGGAAAAAGAATGCAAGCAGTGACTGATGCCATAGTGAAAGGTATCGAAGATCAATTTGATATTGCTAAGCAACTTAAGAAAATGGGACTTTCTGTTCTAGACCAAATTGAGGCATTAGAAATCATTTTGGATAAGCCCCAGAATATCTTTGTGTTCATGTCCTTAGATGATGAAGTGAGAAAAGTGTATGTCAAGAACTTGCTTGCGGGCACTGCTAGAGGATCTACCTAG